Proteins from one Streptomyces sp. NBC_00390 genomic window:
- a CDS encoding YbaB/EbfC family nucleoid-associated protein, which translates to MIPGGGQPNMQQLLQQAQKMQQDLARAQEELAQTEVEGQAGGGLVKATVTGSGELRGLVIDPKAVDPEDTETLADLVVAAVQAANENAQQLQQTKLGPLAQGLGGMPGLGF; encoded by the coding sequence GTGATTCCCGGTGGTGGCCAGCCCAATATGCAGCAGTTGCTCCAGCAGGCCCAGAAGATGCAGCAGGACCTCGCCCGCGCCCAGGAGGAGCTCGCGCAGACCGAGGTCGAGGGCCAGGCGGGCGGCGGCCTGGTGAAGGCCACCGTCACCGGCTCCGGCGAGCTGCGCGGCCTCGTGATCGACCCCAAGGCCGTCGACCCGGAGGACACCGAGACGCTGGCGGACCTCGTCGTCGCCGCCGTACAGGCCGCGAACGAGAACGCGCAGCAGCTTCAGCAGACCAAGCTCGGCCCGCTCGCACAGGGACTCGGCGGCATGCCGGGACTCGGTTTCTAG
- a CDS encoding type 1 glutamine amidotransferase family protein, whose protein sequence is MTSTTVHLAVYDTFADWETGHITAHLTQNGFTVRTVGPTTEPVTTMGGLRIQPDLALDELDPADSRMLILAGAHLWDTGDDLAPFAAKARAFLDAAVPVAAICGATAGIAREGLLDDRAHTSAVPFYLDATGYKGGEHYRDADAVTDGDLITAGPTEPVAFAREVFARLGVYEGEKLDAWYRLFRDSDASAYEILSS, encoded by the coding sequence ATGACCAGCACCACCGTTCATCTCGCCGTGTACGACACCTTCGCCGACTGGGAGACGGGCCACATCACCGCCCACCTCACCCAGAACGGCTTCACCGTGCGGACCGTCGGCCCCACCACCGAGCCGGTGACCACCATGGGGGGCCTGCGTATCCAGCCCGATCTGGCACTCGACGAGCTCGACCCTGCCGACAGCCGGATGCTGATCCTCGCCGGCGCGCACCTGTGGGACACCGGGGACGACCTCGCGCCCTTCGCGGCCAAGGCGCGCGCCTTCCTCGACGCGGCCGTGCCGGTCGCCGCGATCTGCGGTGCGACGGCCGGGATCGCCCGTGAGGGGCTGCTCGACGACCGCGCCCACACCAGCGCCGTCCCGTTCTACCTCGACGCCACCGGCTACAAGGGCGGTGAGCACTACCGCGACGCGGACGCCGTCACCGACGGCGATCTGATCACCGCCGGCCCGACCGAACCCGTCGCGTTCGCCCGCGAGGTCTTCGCCAGGCTCGGCGTGTACGAGGGCGAGAAGCTGGACGCCTGGTACCGGCTGTTCCGCGACTCGGACGCGTCGGCGTACGAGATCCTGTCGTCATGA
- a CDS encoding dolichyl-phosphate beta-glucosyltransferase encodes MSIDGGTSAAVSAGFGVDVRTDLGASVDLSVVVPAYNEEGRLRPTLEAICAYLRADPERWGSWELIVVDDGSTDSTAKIAQEAAADEPRIQLITGGTNRGKGHALRRGVLASYGRRVLFTDADLATPIDELARLDERLAASAGDAAIGSRAHPESRIEVHQRRTREWLGRMGNRLIRAVAVSGIQDTQCGFKLFDGDKARAAFADSRLDGWGIDVEILRFFRRAGWQVTEVPVRWSHVSGSKVRPADYGKVLLELLRLRSRAVRRVDVAVAALFLLASVVLYKDLWADLGDAYLRDAGQDQNQWEWFFAVTADNVVHLRNPLFTTLQNNPDGVNLMANTVMLGLSVPLTPVTLLLGPAVTWALVLTLGLTATAVSWYRLIARRLVANRWAAALGGAFAAFAPPMVSHGNAHPNFLVLFMIPLIVDRTLRLCEGRNVVRDGVLLGLFATYQIFLGEEPLLLAAVGMLLFALSYALARRDVARASWRPLLRGIGIALLVCVPLVAFPLGWQFFGPQSYKSVLHGDNAGNSPLAFLQLSGRALMGSDAGADPLAMNRTEQNAFYGWPLIALATAIVIRLWRLALVKALAFTAVAAALLSLGPKFRIPYTDIVLTGPWRGLAHQPLFESVIESRVAMICAPVLGVLLALAADRLAAPRERLMRAAGFAVLAAALIPVVPTPYPVRERIEIPAFIEHGAYRRYLAAGESLVAVPLPSPGSAEALHWQSSTGLDFKVAGGYFNGPWGPDRIGIYGATPRHTSNLLGEVRNTGRVPEIGPNWQAQARADLAAWKAGVVVLAPQYNDGPLYDAVSKLIGRPGERVAGVWVWDVGAPNPPRG; translated from the coding sequence ATGAGTATCGACGGGGGCACGAGCGCGGCGGTGAGCGCGGGCTTCGGCGTGGACGTACGTACGGACCTGGGCGCAAGCGTGGATCTGAGCGTCGTCGTACCGGCGTACAACGAAGAGGGGCGGCTGCGGCCGACCCTGGAGGCGATCTGTGCCTATCTGCGCGCCGATCCGGAGCGCTGGGGCAGCTGGGAGCTGATCGTCGTCGACGACGGCTCGACCGACTCCACCGCGAAGATCGCCCAGGAGGCGGCCGCCGACGAACCGCGTATCCAGCTGATCACCGGCGGGACCAACCGCGGCAAGGGCCATGCGCTGCGCCGCGGCGTGCTCGCCTCCTACGGCCGCCGTGTGCTGTTCACCGACGCCGATCTCGCGACGCCCATCGACGAACTCGCCCGCCTCGACGAGCGGCTCGCGGCGAGTGCCGGCGACGCGGCGATCGGCTCGCGCGCCCACCCGGAGTCGCGGATCGAGGTGCACCAGCGCCGTACCCGCGAATGGCTCGGCAGGATGGGCAACCGCCTGATACGGGCCGTCGCGGTGTCCGGCATCCAGGACACCCAGTGCGGCTTCAAGCTCTTCGACGGCGACAAGGCGCGGGCCGCGTTCGCCGACTCACGGCTCGACGGGTGGGGAATCGACGTCGAGATCCTCCGCTTCTTCCGGCGAGCGGGCTGGCAGGTCACCGAGGTCCCGGTCCGCTGGTCGCACGTGTCCGGCTCCAAGGTCCGGCCCGCGGACTACGGCAAGGTGCTGCTGGAACTGCTGCGGCTGCGCTCCCGGGCCGTGCGCCGCGTGGACGTCGCCGTCGCCGCGCTCTTCCTGCTCGCGTCCGTCGTGCTCTACAAGGACCTGTGGGCGGACCTCGGCGACGCCTACCTGCGTGACGCCGGCCAGGACCAGAACCAGTGGGAGTGGTTCTTCGCGGTCACCGCCGACAATGTCGTCCACCTGCGCAACCCGCTGTTCACCACGCTGCAGAACAACCCCGACGGCGTGAACCTGATGGCGAACACCGTCATGCTCGGCCTGTCCGTGCCGCTCACGCCCGTCACCCTGCTGCTCGGGCCGGCGGTCACCTGGGCACTCGTGCTCACCCTCGGCCTGACCGCGACCGCCGTCTCCTGGTACCGGCTGATCGCCCGGCGACTGGTGGCGAACCGGTGGGCGGCCGCGCTCGGCGGGGCGTTCGCGGCCTTCGCGCCGCCGATGGTCTCGCACGGCAACGCGCACCCCAACTTTCTCGTCCTGTTCATGATCCCGTTGATCGTCGACCGGACGCTGCGGCTGTGCGAGGGCCGCAACGTCGTACGCGACGGCGTGCTGCTCGGCCTGTTCGCGACGTACCAGATCTTCCTCGGCGAGGAGCCGCTGCTGCTGGCCGCCGTGGGCATGCTGCTGTTCGCGCTGTCGTACGCGCTGGCGCGGCGCGATGTGGCCCGGGCCTCCTGGCGGCCGCTGCTGCGCGGCATCGGCATCGCGCTGCTGGTGTGTGTGCCGCTGGTGGCGTTCCCGCTGGGCTGGCAGTTCTTCGGGCCGCAGAGCTACAAGAGCGTGCTGCACGGTGACAACGCCGGCAACAGCCCGCTCGCCTTCCTGCAGCTCTCGGGGCGCGCGCTGATGGGCTCGGACGCCGGGGCCGACCCGCTCGCCATGAACCGCACCGAGCAGAACGCCTTCTACGGCTGGCCCCTGATCGCGCTCGCGACGGCGATCGTGATCCGCCTGTGGCGGCTCGCGCTCGTCAAGGCGCTGGCGTTCACGGCGGTCGCGGCCGCGCTGCTGTCGCTCGGGCCGAAGTTCCGCATCCCGTACACGGACATCGTCCTGACCGGGCCCTGGCGGGGACTCGCCCATCAGCCGCTGTTCGAGTCGGTCATCGAGTCGCGGGTGGCGATGATCTGCGCGCCGGTGCTCGGTGTCCTGCTGGCGCTGGCGGCCGACCGCCTCGCGGCGCCGCGGGAGCGGCTGATGCGGGCGGCCGGGTTCGCGGTGCTGGCGGCGGCGCTGATACCGGTGGTGCCGACGCCGTACCCGGTACGGGAGCGGATCGAAATACCGGCCTTCATCGAGCACGGCGCCTACCGCCGGTACCTCGCCGCCGGCGAGTCCCTGGTCGCCGTGCCGCTGCCGAGCCCGGGCAGCGCGGAGGCATTGCACTGGCAGTCGTCCACGGGTCTGGACTTCAAGGTCGCGGGCGGGTACTTCAACGGGCCGTGGGGCCCGGACCGTATCGGCATCTACGGGGCGACCCCGCGCCACACCTCCAACCTCCTGGGCGAGGTACGCAACACCGGCCGGGTGCCGGAGATCGGCCCCAACTGGCAGGCGCAGGCCCGGGCGGACCTGGCGGCGTGGAAGGCGGGCGTGGTGGTGCTGGCGCCGCAGTACAACGACGGGCCGCTCTACGACGCCGTGTCGAAGCTGATCGGGCGGCCCGGTGAGCGAGTGGCAGGCGTGTGGGTATGGGACGTGGGTGCACCGAACCCGCCACGCGGCTGA
- a CDS encoding DUF5063 domain-containing protein, which yields MSDAMLHAVGQDPDDFAVQIADSIESFIVATTEVAKGDEPDSAVPFLLLEVSQLLLTGGRLGAHEDIVPDERYEPDAGPDVDVDDLRERFAVLLDPVDVFSEVFDPYEPRKAPVPSRISDSLADIVTDLRHGLAHYRAGRTTEALWWWQFSYFSNWGPTASATLRALLSLVAHVRLDQPLQELDGLDTDEDLPEDALAEEAGKVMVEEIAAPLGLRTAR from the coding sequence ATGTCTGACGCCATGCTGCACGCCGTAGGCCAGGACCCGGACGACTTCGCGGTCCAGATCGCCGATTCGATCGAGTCGTTCATCGTTGCGACCACCGAAGTGGCGAAGGGCGACGAGCCCGACAGTGCGGTGCCGTTCCTGCTGCTGGAAGTCTCCCAACTCCTGTTGACCGGCGGCCGACTTGGCGCGCACGAGGACATCGTTCCGGACGAGCGGTACGAGCCGGACGCCGGGCCGGATGTGGACGTCGACGACCTGCGCGAGCGGTTCGCCGTCCTGCTCGATCCGGTGGACGTCTTCTCCGAGGTCTTCGACCCGTACGAGCCGCGCAAGGCGCCGGTCCCCAGCCGGATCTCCGACAGCCTCGCGGACATCGTCACCGACCTGCGGCACGGCCTGGCCCACTACCGGGCGGGCCGCACCACCGAGGCGCTGTGGTGGTGGCAGTTCTCGTACTTCTCCAACTGGGGACCGACCGCGTCCGCGACCTTGCGCGCCCTGCTGTCCCTGGTCGCCCATGTCCGCCTCGACCAGCCGCTTCAGGAGCTGGACGGCCTGGACACGGACGAGGACCTCCCCGAGGACGCGCTGGCGGAGGAGGCCGGCAAGGTCATGGTGGAGGAGATCGCGGCCCCGCTGGGCCTGCGTACGGCACGCTGA
- a CDS encoding MarR family winged helix-turn-helix transcriptional regulator: protein MSTRDPHDPQELLTRTALGVFRLNGQFLTVSDGLAREAGLTAARWQVLGAVVREPQSVAGIARTMGITRQSVQRVADVLAEQGLAEYRPNPAHRRAKLLHATELGREAIQKIDPGHARLAHRLLEALGPEEFAETAHALEQLSQAMAAIEAEGVGGPTETDTA from the coding sequence ATGAGCACGCGAGACCCGCATGATCCCCAGGAGCTGCTGACGCGCACGGCGCTCGGCGTCTTCCGCCTGAACGGCCAGTTCCTCACCGTCTCGGACGGCCTGGCCCGTGAGGCCGGACTGACGGCGGCGCGCTGGCAGGTGCTCGGAGCGGTGGTGCGCGAGCCGCAGTCCGTCGCCGGGATCGCCCGCACGATGGGGATCACCCGCCAGAGCGTGCAGCGCGTCGCCGATGTGCTGGCCGAGCAGGGACTGGCCGAGTACCGCCCCAACCCGGCCCACCGCCGCGCCAAGCTGCTGCACGCCACCGAACTCGGCCGGGAAGCGATCCAGAAGATCGACCCGGGGCATGCACGGCTGGCGCACCGGCTGCTGGAGGCCCTCGGCCCCGAGGAGTTCGCCGAGACGGCACACGCACTGGAGCAGCTCTCGCAGGCGATGGCGGCGATCGAGGCGGAAGGGGTCGGCGGGCCCACGGAGACCGACACCGCCTGA
- a CDS encoding aspartate aminotransferase family protein, giving the protein MTPQPLTSPDPQAGAAVKAADRAHVFHSWSAQGLIDPLAVAGAEGAYFWDYDGNRYLDFTSGLVYTNIGYQHPKVVAAIQEQAGKLATFAPAFAVESRSEAARLIAERTPGDLDKIFFTNGGAEAIENAVRMARLHTGRPKVLSAYRSYHGGTATAINVTGDPRRWANDNGTAGVVHFWAPFLYRSPFYSETEEQECARALTHLEDTIAFEGPQTIAAIVLETIPGTAGIMTPPPGYLAGVREICDRYGIVFVLDEVMSGFGRTGKWFAAEHFDVTPDLMTFAKGVNSGYVPLGGVAISAEIAETFDKRPYPGGLTYSGHPLACAAAVATIQVMEEEKVVENAAHLGETVLGPGLRELAERHPSVGEVRGTGVFWALDLVRDRETREPLVPYNASGEAAAPMAAFAAACKKNGLWPFVNMNRTHAVPACNVTEAEAKEGLAVLDAALSVADTYVA; this is encoded by the coding sequence ATGACCCCTCAGCCCCTCACCTCCCCCGATCCGCAGGCCGGCGCCGCCGTCAAGGCCGCCGACCGCGCGCATGTCTTCCACTCGTGGTCCGCCCAGGGCCTGATCGACCCGCTCGCCGTCGCCGGTGCCGAGGGGGCGTACTTCTGGGACTACGACGGGAACCGCTACCTCGACTTCACCAGCGGACTCGTCTACACGAACATCGGCTACCAGCACCCGAAGGTCGTCGCCGCGATCCAGGAGCAGGCCGGAAAGCTCGCCACCTTCGCGCCCGCGTTCGCCGTCGAGTCGCGCTCCGAGGCCGCACGCCTCATCGCCGAGCGCACCCCCGGCGACCTGGACAAGATCTTCTTCACCAACGGCGGCGCCGAGGCGATCGAGAACGCCGTCCGGATGGCCCGGCTGCACACGGGCCGCCCCAAGGTGCTCTCGGCCTACCGCTCGTACCACGGCGGCACCGCCACCGCGATCAACGTCACCGGCGACCCGCGCCGCTGGGCCAACGACAACGGCACCGCTGGTGTCGTGCACTTCTGGGCGCCGTTCCTGTACCGCTCACCGTTCTACTCCGAGACCGAGGAGCAGGAGTGCGCCCGCGCGCTGACGCACCTCGAGGACACCATCGCCTTCGAGGGGCCGCAGACCATCGCGGCGATCGTCCTGGAGACGATCCCGGGCACGGCCGGCATCATGACGCCGCCGCCCGGCTATCTCGCGGGGGTCCGCGAGATCTGTGACCGGTACGGCATCGTCTTCGTGCTCGACGAGGTCATGTCGGGCTTCGGCCGTACGGGCAAGTGGTTCGCCGCCGAGCACTTCGACGTCACCCCGGACCTGATGACCTTCGCCAAGGGCGTCAACTCCGGTTATGTGCCGCTCGGTGGTGTCGCGATCTCCGCCGAGATCGCCGAGACCTTCGACAAGCGCCCCTACCCGGGCGGACTGACCTACTCCGGCCACCCGCTGGCCTGCGCGGCCGCGGTCGCCACCATCCAGGTGATGGAGGAGGAGAAGGTCGTCGAGAACGCGGCCCATCTGGGCGAGACGGTGCTCGGCCCGGGCCTGCGTGAACTCGCGGAGCGCCACCCGTCGGTGGGCGAGGTGCGCGGCACGGGTGTGTTCTGGGCGCTGGACCTGGTCCGCGACCGCGAGACGCGCGAGCCGCTGGTGCCGTACAACGCGTCGGGTGAGGCGGCGGCGCCGATGGCCGCCTTCGCGGCGGCCTGCAAGAAGAACGGCCTGTGGCCGTTCGTGAACATGAACCGCACGCATGCGGTCCCGGCGTGCAACGTGACGGAGGCGGAGGCCAAGGAGGGCCTGGCGGTCCTCGACGCGGCGCTCTCGGTCGCGGACACGTACGTGGCGTAG
- the recR gene encoding recombination mediator RecR, producing MYEGVVQDLIDELGRLPGVGPKSAQRIAFHVLQAEPTDVRRLAHALLEVKDKVRFCAVCGNVAQQEQCTICRDPRRDLSVICVVEEPKDVVAIERTREFRGRYHILGGAISPIEGVGPDDLRIRELLARLADGAVTELILATDPNLEGEATATYLARMVKPMGLKVTRLASGLPVGGDLEYADEVTLGRAFEGRRLLDV from the coding sequence TTGTACGAAGGCGTGGTTCAGGACCTCATCGACGAACTGGGCAGGCTGCCCGGCGTCGGTCCCAAGAGCGCGCAGCGGATCGCCTTCCATGTCCTGCAGGCCGAGCCCACCGATGTGCGCCGTCTCGCGCACGCGCTGCTCGAGGTCAAGGACAAAGTGCGCTTCTGTGCGGTGTGCGGCAATGTCGCCCAGCAGGAGCAGTGCACCATCTGCCGTGACCCGCGCCGCGACCTGTCGGTCATCTGTGTCGTGGAGGAGCCGAAGGACGTCGTCGCGATCGAGCGGACCCGCGAGTTCCGGGGCCGCTACCACATCCTCGGCGGCGCGATCAGCCCGATCGAGGGCGTCGGCCCCGATGACCTGCGCATCCGTGAGCTGCTGGCCCGCCTCGCGGACGGTGCGGTCACGGAGCTGATCCTGGCCACGGACCCGAATCTGGAGGGCGAGGCGACCGCCACGTACCTCGCACGCATGGTGAAGCCGATGGGACTCAAGGTCACGCGGCTGGCCAGCGGTCTGCCCGTGGGGGGAGACTTGGAATACGCCGACGAGGTCACGCTCGGGCGTGCCTTCGAGGGGAGACGACTGCTCGATGTCTGA
- a CDS encoding SLATT domain-containing protein, with product MSQPEMQPGGSAREEGGEAPLGDLTGRAFPLGDWGEPAERLDELYRWVEADALRTADWYLADRTRKRRHARLLRLGTALGAIAGAALPLLDLAGAVDGAVGWGYLSLLVGAACLGCDRYFGLTSGWMRSVATAQAVQRRLQQLQFDWASESVREVLGPTEGTASEAAERCLGVLRRFSEDVSELVRSETVDWMVDFRAGPAPRVMHSLGGPSRPDAAAPTPGVIQGRFPLPPGTRPNMPRQRPPEPPR from the coding sequence GTGAGCCAGCCGGAGATGCAGCCCGGGGGGTCTGCCCGGGAGGAGGGCGGCGAAGCGCCGCTGGGTGACCTGACCGGGCGCGCGTTCCCACTCGGCGACTGGGGCGAGCCGGCGGAGCGGCTGGACGAGCTGTACCGGTGGGTCGAGGCGGACGCGCTGCGCACGGCGGACTGGTATCTCGCGGACCGGACCCGCAAGCGGCGCCACGCGCGGTTGCTGCGTCTCGGCACGGCACTGGGCGCGATCGCGGGTGCGGCACTGCCGCTGCTGGATCTGGCAGGGGCCGTCGACGGGGCCGTGGGCTGGGGCTATCTGTCGCTGCTGGTCGGCGCCGCGTGCCTGGGCTGCGACCGGTACTTCGGGCTCACCTCGGGCTGGATGCGCAGCGTCGCGACGGCGCAGGCGGTGCAGCGGCGGCTGCAGCAGCTGCAGTTCGACTGGGCGTCGGAGAGCGTGCGCGAGGTGCTGGGCCCCACGGAGGGCACGGCGAGCGAGGCGGCGGAGCGCTGCCTGGGCGTGCTGCGGCGCTTCTCGGAGGACGTCTCGGAGCTGGTGCGCTCGGAGACGGTGGACTGGATGGTCGACTTCCGCGCGGGCCCGGCGCCACGGGTGATGCATTCCCTGGGCGGGCCGTCCCGCCCGGACGCGGCGGCGCCGACGCCTGGCGTCATCCAGGGCCGCTTCCCGCTGCCGCCGGGCACGCGCCCGAACATGCCGAGGCAGCGGCCCCCGGAGCCGCCGCGCTGA
- a CDS encoding class I SAM-dependent methyltransferase, translating into MSQTNTPTAGETADELPRPERFADVKGWFWSVDQLLFDWFLTRQRETDQKGDLLELGAYLGKSAIFVGSYLREGEEFTVCDLWDSPAPDDSNSAEMDRSYATLTRRAFEANYLSFHDELPLLVQAPTSVITSRVRAGSCRFVHVDASHLYEHVHGDIAAARELLVPDGIVAFDDFRAEHCPGVAAAVWGAVATDGLKPIVISGTKLYGTWGDPTAAREELLAWLETRTDMWHGVEEVAGLPLIRIKGPKAQPPTPPVSRHEPLAKRASKKPGPKAEPAAATVPRPAPRPRPSAARRLAKDLLPPILTRALTSSRRS; encoded by the coding sequence ATGTCACAGACGAACACCCCCACCGCGGGGGAGACCGCGGACGAACTTCCCAGGCCGGAGCGTTTCGCGGACGTCAAGGGCTGGTTCTGGTCCGTCGACCAGCTGCTCTTCGACTGGTTCCTGACCCGTCAGCGTGAGACGGACCAGAAGGGCGATCTGCTCGAACTCGGTGCGTACCTGGGCAAGAGCGCGATCTTTGTCGGCAGTTATCTGAGGGAGGGAGAGGAGTTCACGGTCTGCGACCTGTGGGACTCGCCGGCACCGGACGACTCCAACAGCGCGGAGATGGACCGCTCGTACGCGACGCTGACGCGGCGCGCCTTCGAGGCGAACTACCTTTCCTTCCACGACGAGCTGCCGCTCCTGGTGCAGGCCCCGACCTCGGTGATCACCTCCAGGGTCCGCGCGGGCAGCTGCCGCTTCGTGCACGTCGACGCCTCGCATCTGTACGAGCACGTCCACGGCGACATCGCGGCCGCGCGCGAGCTGCTGGTGCCCGACGGCATCGTGGCCTTCGACGACTTCCGGGCCGAGCACTGCCCGGGTGTCGCCGCGGCGGTGTGGGGCGCGGTCGCCACCGACGGCCTCAAGCCGATCGTGATCTCGGGCACCAAGCTGTACGGGACATGGGGCGACCCGACCGCGGCCCGTGAGGAACTGCTCGCGTGGCTGGAGACGCGGACGGACATGTGGCACGGGGTGGAGGAGGTGGCCGGTCTGCCGCTCATCCGTATCAAGGGCCCGAAGGCCCAGCCTCCGACCCCGCCCGTCTCGCGCCACGAACCGCTCGCGAAGCGGGCGTCGAAGAAGCCCGGACCGAAGGCGGAGCCGGCGGCCGCCACTGTCCCGCGGCCGGCCCCGCGCCCCCGCCCCTCGGCGGCCCGCCGCCTGGCGAAGGACCTGCTCCCCCCGATCCTGACCCGCGCGCTGACGTCGTCACGCCGTAGCTGA
- a CDS encoding GntR family transcriptional regulator: MPGNGGSTSVTRSTLRQQIADALRDEVLAGRLKPGQAFTVKQIADQYGVSATPVREALVDLSAQGLLDSDQHRGFKVHQFSVADYRSMVEARALVVDGAFRRASGRGTLMDAQAMLSVRRRAEEAARAARAGDLDILIGYDIRFWRELSQIVENPYIIDFLHKLCVQAWVFAVPYLRADPRLRDWLWAGHEDVVHAVARGDEKSVRAEIRAYNDHALAWADRLER; this comes from the coding sequence ATGCCCGGCAACGGCGGCAGTACCTCTGTCACCCGCAGCACACTGCGACAGCAGATCGCGGACGCGCTGCGGGACGAGGTGCTGGCGGGGCGGCTGAAGCCCGGGCAGGCCTTCACCGTCAAGCAGATCGCCGACCAGTACGGCGTCTCGGCGACCCCGGTCCGTGAGGCGCTCGTCGACCTCTCCGCTCAGGGACTGCTCGATTCCGACCAGCACCGGGGCTTCAAGGTGCACCAGTTCTCGGTCGCCGACTACCGCAGCATGGTCGAGGCCCGCGCGCTGGTCGTCGACGGAGCCTTCCGCAGAGCCTCCGGGCGGGGCACCCTCATGGACGCGCAGGCCATGCTGTCGGTGCGCCGCCGGGCCGAGGAGGCCGCCAGGGCGGCGCGCGCCGGGGATCTGGACATCCTCATCGGCTACGACATCCGCTTCTGGCGCGAACTCAGTCAGATCGTGGAAAATCCGTACATCATCGACTTTCTGCACAAACTGTGCGTTCAGGCCTGGGTGTTCGCCGTGCCGTATCTGCGCGCCGACCCGCGGCTGCGGGACTGGCTGTGGGCCGGACACGAGGACGTCGTGCACGCGGTCGCCCGGGGTGACGAGAAATCCGTTCGCGCGGAGATCCGCGCGTACAACGACCATGCGCTCGCGTGGGCGGACCGGCTGGAACGGTGA
- a CDS encoding aspartate kinase, whose translation MGLVVQKYGGSSVADAEGIKRVAKRIVDAKKNGHQVVVVVSAMGDTTDELIDLAEQVSPMPAGREFDMLLTAGERISMALLAMAIKNLGHEAQSFTGSQAGVITDSVHNKARIIDVTPGRIRTALDQGNIAIVAGFQGVSADSKDITTLGRGGSDTTAVALAAALDAEVCEIYTDVDGVFTADPRVVKKAKKIDWISFEDMLELAASGSKVLLHRCVEYARRYNIPIHVRSSFSGLRGTWVSNEPQGDQQVEHAIISGVAHDVSEAKITVVGVPDKPGEAAAIFRTIADAEINIDMVVQNVSAATTALTDISFTLPKTDGAKAIDALEKAKSAIGFDSLRYDDQIGKISLVGAGMKTNPGVTASFFEALSDAGVNIELISTSEIRISVVTRGDDVNEAVRAVHTAFGLDSDSDEAVVYGGTGR comes from the coding sequence GTGGGCCTTGTCGTGCAGAAGTACGGAGGCTCCTCCGTTGCCGATGCCGAAGGCATCAAGCGTGTCGCCAAGCGAATCGTCGATGCCAAGAAGAACGGCCATCAAGTGGTCGTCGTGGTTTCGGCGATGGGCGACACGACGGACGAGCTGATCGATCTCGCCGAGCAGGTATCTCCCATGCCTGCCGGTCGCGAATTCGACATGCTGCTGACCGCCGGAGAGCGGATCTCCATGGCGCTGCTGGCCATGGCGATCAAAAACCTGGGCCACGAGGCCCAGTCGTTCACCGGCAGCCAGGCAGGCGTCATCACCGACTCGGTCCACAACAAAGCGCGCATCATCGATGTCACGCCGGGCCGGATCCGTACCGCGCTGGACCAGGGCAACATCGCCATCGTCGCCGGTTTCCAGGGGGTGTCCGCGGACAGCAAGGACATCACCACCCTCGGCCGCGGCGGCTCGGACACGACCGCCGTCGCCCTCGCCGCGGCGCTGGATGCCGAGGTCTGTGAGATCTACACCGACGTCGACGGCGTCTTCACCGCCGACCCGCGCGTCGTGAAGAAGGCGAAGAAGATCGACTGGATCTCCTTCGAGGACATGCTGGAGCTCGCCGCCTCCGGCTCCAAGGTGCTGCTGCACCGCTGCGTCGAGTACGCACGCCGATACAACATCCCGATCCACGTGCGCTCGTCCTTCTCCGGGCTGCGCGGCACCTGGGTCAGCAACGAGCCGCAGGGAGACCAGCAGGTGGAGCACGCCATCATCTCCGGAGTCGCCCACGACGTCTCCGAGGCCAAGATCACGGTCGTCGGGGTGCCGGACAAGCCGGGCGAGGCCGCGGCCATCTTCCGGACGATCGCCGACGCCGAGATCAACATCGACATGGTCGTCCAGAACGTCTCGGCGGCCACCACGGCGCTGACGGACATCTCCTTCACCCTGCCCAAGACGGACGGGGCCAAGGCCATCGACGCCCTGGAGAAGGCGAAGAGCGCGATCGGCTTCGACTCGCTGCGCTACGACGACCAGATCGGCAAGATCTCCCTGGTCGGCGCGGGCATGAAGACCAACCCCGGCGTCACCGCCTCGTTCTTCGAAGCGCTGTCGGACGCGGGCGTGAACATCGAGCTGATCTCCACCTCGGAGATCCGTATCTCGGTGGTCACCCGCGGCGACGACGTCAACGAGGCCGTGCGCGCCGTGCACACCGCCTTCGGTCTCGACAGCGACTCCGACGAGGCTGTCGTCTACGGCGGCACCGGGCGATGA